The following coding sequences lie in one Amycolatopsis cihanbeyliensis genomic window:
- a CDS encoding Ppx/GppA phosphatase family protein: MRVGGQAESLLGVLDVGAFSARLLAVRRGGSPLRPELDHKTRLRLDRALDPTGRLAPQGVAEVVDGVRAAQRVAREHGVSEVYPLATSSIRDARNADGVLGAVYRATGVRLRPLPGTREAELGYLAARRWYGASAGPLLVLDIGGGTVELAAGDGERASCARSLRLGAREMTRSWFDTAGPSQERVAALREYALDRVRAVLRDVEWPVRDYRTVGCSKVLRQLARLAGARPQRGTARDLHLDDLRTWIPRLAKLPPERRAELPGISRGRARQALAGAVVAEALLTVFGGPAAICPWSTTQGLLLTMLDRHESDPWGSRSAA, from the coding sequence GTGAGGGTCGGTGGGCAGGCGGAGTCCCTACTGGGTGTGCTGGATGTCGGCGCGTTCAGTGCGCGCCTGCTTGCGGTCCGTCGCGGTGGTAGCCCGCTGAGGCCCGAGCTCGACCACAAGACCCGGCTGCGGCTCGACCGCGCGCTGGACCCGACCGGGCGGCTCGCCCCGCAGGGCGTCGCCGAGGTCGTGGACGGGGTCCGCGCGGCCCAGCGGGTGGCGCGGGAGCACGGGGTGAGTGAGGTCTACCCGTTGGCCACCTCCTCGATCCGGGACGCCCGCAACGCCGACGGCGTGCTCGGCGCGGTATACCGGGCGACCGGCGTCCGGCTGCGCCCGCTGCCCGGGACGCGTGAGGCCGAGTTGGGTTATCTCGCCGCCCGGCGCTGGTACGGCGCCTCGGCGGGGCCGCTGCTCGTGCTGGACATCGGCGGCGGGACGGTCGAGCTGGCCGCAGGGGACGGCGAGCGGGCGAGCTGTGCCCGTTCGTTGCGGCTCGGCGCGCGCGAGATGACCCGGTCCTGGTTCGACACCGCCGGCCCGAGCCAGGAGCGGGTCGCGGCGCTGCGCGAGTACGCCCTCGACCGGGTGCGCGCGGTGTTGCGCGATGTGGAGTGGCCGGTGCGGGACTACCGCACGGTCGGCTGCTCCAAGGTGCTGCGCCAACTGGCCCGGCTGGCCGGAGCCCGGCCGCAGCGCGGTACCGCTCGGGACCTGCACCTGGACGACCTGCGCACCTGGATACCCCGGTTGGCGAAGCTGCCGCCCGAGCGCAGGGCCGAGTTGCCGGGGATCTCCCGCGGCCGGGCACGGCAGGCACTGGCCGGCGCGGTGGTCGCGGAGGCTCTGCTCACCGTGTTCGGCGGGCCCGCGGCGATCTGTCCCTGGTCCACCACGCAGGGGCTGCTGCTCACCATGCTGGACCGGCACGAGTCCGACCCCTGGGGCAGCAGGTCGGCGGCATGA
- a CDS encoding sortase domain-containing protein, giving the protein MTSAGGKQRHDDIRRLTAVAAATVVALATVLAGINVLFDPADGRVDTAAVTQDEPTPGTQAVHGRSDNRPSALPPSAPAALTIPAIGVATSALIDLGFTHTGAIEIPGEARAVGWLSSTPTPGERGAAVFVGNAEFGYQSGAFFRLHELDRGDTITVDRRDGVTAVFTVYRVGSRPRHGDTAQLTRPSKAPEVRLTTCGGHFDDGTTGHAEDVVVYARLTATR; this is encoded by the coding sequence ATGACATCGGCCGGTGGCAAGCAACGTCACGACGACATCCGCAGGCTCACCGCGGTCGCCGCCGCGACTGTCGTCGCGCTCGCCACCGTACTGGCCGGGATCAACGTGCTGTTCGATCCCGCGGACGGCCGGGTGGACACCGCCGCGGTGACCCAGGACGAGCCCACGCCGGGCACCCAGGCGGTGCACGGCCGATCGGACAACCGGCCGAGCGCGCTCCCACCTTCCGCCCCCGCGGCCCTGACCATTCCGGCCATCGGGGTGGCCACCAGCGCACTGATCGACCTCGGTTTCACCCACACCGGAGCCATCGAGATCCCCGGCGAGGCTCGGGCGGTGGGCTGGCTCAGCTCCACCCCCACCCCCGGCGAGCGGGGTGCCGCGGTGTTCGTGGGCAACGCCGAATTCGGTTACCAGAGCGGTGCCTTCTTCCGGCTGCACGAGCTCGATCGCGGCGACACGATCACCGTCGACCGCAGGGACGGGGTGACCGCGGTGTTCACGGTGTACCGGGTGGGCTCCCGCCCCCGGCACGGCGACACCGCACAGCTCACCCGCCCCAGCAAAGCCCCCGAGGTACGGCTGACCACCTGCGGCGGCCACTTCGACGACGGCACCACGGGGCACGCCGAGGACGTGGTCGTGTACGCCAGGCTGACCGCCACCCGGTGA
- a CDS encoding AsnC family protein: MAVTDPVDARLLAALAEVGKAAVHELAARVGMDPKEVAYRLVGLSATGLPLLVGVESDPQGIRAALAGPGGRPAPPHQGTPPHSGPPPVHGAPSGAYPVHGTPSGQHPVPGPPSGPHQAYGTPSGQYPVHGTPSGQYQPPPPQHPAPPMRQAQPAPPGPAAPPAPGDPLMSTWGPPQSASWARGDQQAPAQPQPPAAGARGGRTGDTLETQGLEGERVAVQLLEVQDPADYLFGAAGYRLEEGERSIVVHTEMSNRGQIPFASLPDNYLELLTEDGRAVGKAPVALSSRQPYKIGVQPGETAGGHTVYVLPEATRVVAVRWSPRPEPDERTLTWSLED, translated from the coding sequence GTGGCCGTAACCGATCCCGTCGACGCCCGACTGCTCGCCGCGCTGGCCGAGGTCGGCAAGGCAGCCGTGCACGAGCTGGCCGCCAGGGTCGGGATGGACCCGAAGGAGGTCGCCTACCGGCTGGTGGGGTTGTCCGCGACCGGGTTGCCGTTGCTCGTCGGCGTGGAGAGTGACCCGCAGGGTATCCGCGCCGCGCTCGCCGGGCCGGGCGGCAGGCCCGCGCCACCGCACCAGGGCACCCCGCCGCACTCGGGCCCGCCGCCCGTTCACGGTGCGCCTTCCGGTGCCTACCCGGTGCACGGCACGCCGAGCGGTCAGCACCCCGTACCCGGTCCCCCGAGCGGACCGCACCAGGCGTACGGCACACCCTCAGGGCAGTACCCTGTGCACGGCACGCCGTCCGGCCAGTACCAGCCGCCACCGCCGCAGCACCCCGCGCCACCCATGCGGCAGGCGCAGCCCGCTCCCCCGGGCCCGGCGGCACCACCCGCGCCCGGCGATCCGCTGATGAGCACCTGGGGACCACCGCAGAGCGCGTCCTGGGCCCGCGGCGACCAGCAGGCCCCTGCTCAGCCCCAGCCACCGGCCGCCGGGGCACGCGGCGGGCGCACCGGGGACACGCTGGAGACCCAGGGGCTGGAGGGCGAACGGGTGGCCGTCCAACTGCTGGAAGTGCAGGACCCTGCCGACTACCTGTTCGGTGCCGCGGGCTACCGGCTCGAGGAGGGCGAACGCTCGATCGTGGTGCACACCGAGATGTCCAATCGCGGGCAGATCCCGTTCGCCTCGCTGCCGGACAACTACCTCGAACTGCTCACCGAGGACGGCAGGGCCGTGGGCAAGGCACCGGTCGCACTGTCCTCGCGCCAGCCGTACAAGATCGGCGTGCAACCGGGCGAGACCGCGGGCGGGCACACCGTGTACGTGCTGCCCGAGGCGACCAGGGTGGTCGCCGTACGGTGGAGCCCGCGCCCTGAGCCCGATGAGCGCACCCTCACCTGGTCCCTCGAGGACTGA
- a CDS encoding class I SAM-dependent DNA methyltransferase, whose amino-acid sequence MPDHLFADPGLAALYDRFHPWRASGDLDFYLPMVLAAESVLDVGCGTGMLLHAARRAGHTGRLCGLDPAAGMLERARTRTDIEWLLGDLGSVPFDREFGLVVMSGHAFQVFVTDEELLTSLAAIRSALTAQGRFAFDTRNPGARAWERWTPDHVKEITDASGALVRMWNEVDTPVTGDVVRFTTKVTSPSWSGPQVSRSTLRFLDTGGLSSFLTEAGLVIAEQFGDWAGNPLTASSPEIITVARRA is encoded by the coding sequence ATGCCGGATCACCTGTTCGCCGACCCCGGCCTTGCCGCCCTGTACGACCGATTCCACCCCTGGCGGGCGAGTGGGGACCTGGACTTCTACCTGCCGATGGTGCTGGCCGCGGAGTCGGTGCTGGACGTCGGCTGCGGGACCGGGATGCTGCTGCACGCCGCCAGGCGGGCCGGGCACACCGGCCGGTTGTGCGGGCTCGACCCGGCGGCCGGGATGCTGGAGCGGGCACGCACGCGAACCGATATCGAATGGCTCCTGGGTGACCTGGGCTCGGTCCCCTTCGACCGGGAGTTCGGCCTGGTCGTGATGAGCGGGCACGCCTTCCAGGTGTTCGTCACCGACGAGGAACTACTCACCTCGCTCGCCGCCATCCGTTCGGCCCTCACCGCACAGGGGCGCTTCGCCTTCGATACCCGCAACCCCGGGGCCAGGGCATGGGAACGCTGGACGCCGGACCACGTCAAGGAGATCACCGACGCCTCCGGCGCGCTGGTCCGGATGTGGAACGAGGTGGACACCCCGGTCACCGGGGATGTCGTCCGGTTCACCACCAAGGTCACCAGCCCGTCGTGGAGCGGTCCGCAGGTCAGCCGCAGCACCTTGCGGTTCCTGGACACCGGCGGGTTGTCCAGCTTCCTCACCGAGGCCGGACTGGTCATCGCGGAACAGTTCGGGGACTGGGCGGGTAACCCGCTCACCGCCTCCAGCCCGGAGATCATCACCGTCGCCCGGCGCGCCTGA